One part of the candidate division WOR-3 bacterium genome encodes these proteins:
- a CDS encoding ABC transporter permease codes for MSLSATAYVIRAEMAKTIRIYFSYPVIVVFWAIFPVLWVFPFLFQGKAMVGSGTSAAFEQLTGSGNYMAFILIGAMVSNFVFSGLWGVGNSLREETYWGTMEYIIASPTHPLIVLIGKTLAEASITTCIVFLQATIISLMPFGISFTVAKVLPVLLLVVLLMLGFYGFAIAFAGFTLLIKEVHGWVHTLEWVFFLFSPIRYPVQMNPITSFVSVLIPLTWALVAIRGIILLNQQAVGLWRITGILLGMDAALLLGGYYTFVALERKTRRDGTVGMH; via the coding sequence ATGAGCCTGTCCGCGACCGCGTACGTCATTCGGGCCGAGATGGCCAAGACGATACGTATTTACTTCTCCTATCCTGTCATCGTCGTTTTCTGGGCGATCTTCCCCGTGCTCTGGGTTTTCCCGTTCCTCTTCCAGGGCAAAGCGATGGTCGGCTCGGGCACGAGCGCCGCGTTTGAGCAGCTCACCGGTTCGGGCAACTACATGGCCTTCATCCTCATCGGCGCGATGGTGTCGAACTTCGTCTTCTCCGGGCTCTGGGGAGTCGGCAACAGCCTGCGCGAAGAGACATACTGGGGCACGATGGAGTACATCATCGCTTCGCCCACACACCCGCTGATTGTCCTCATCGGCAAGACGCTGGCCGAGGCCAGCATTACCACGTGCATCGTCTTCCTGCAGGCTACCATAATCAGCCTCATGCCGTTCGGCATCTCGTTCACGGTCGCCAAGGTTCTGCCGGTGCTCTTGCTCGTCGTCCTGCTGATGCTCGGGTTCTACGGCTTCGCCATCGCCTTCGCCGGGTTCACCCTGCTCATCAAGGAAGTCCACGGCTGGGTCCATACGCTCGAGTGGGTCTTCTTTCTCTTCTCGCCCATCCGCTACCCGGTACAGATGAACCCGATTACGTCGTTCGTCAGCGTGCTGATACCGCTGACCTGGGCGCTGGTCGCCATCCGCGGCATCATCCTGCTCAACCAGCAGGCGGTCGGGTTGTGGAGAATCACGGGAATCCTGCTGGGAATGGATGCGGCGTTGCTGCTCGGGGGCTACTACACCTTCGTCGCGCTCGAACGGAAGACCCGCCGGGACGGAACGGTAGGGATGCACTGA
- a CDS encoding ABC transporter ATP-binding protein — translation MSAGWTGTARRKGPAPLTRCLNQHMIAASMNRDVTDSPALEVQAVVKNFRRGRGLKKKITCAVDGATLTLPRGELFGLLGPNGAGKTTLVRCIATLLIPDAGTVKVLGHDAFKDSLYCRQRIGLLTSGERTLYWKLSARDNLNFFAALYGLTGKARDKRVDFLIELLGLKEVERDRLERYSSGMKQKVSLARAILHNPDLILLDEPSLGLDPQFARFIRQFIKDELNKKQGKTILLTTHYMDEADELCQRIAFINKGKIVNVKTPEQYKRDIPHTEVLEIRLQGQPDTAPIQTLPGVERVASEFKDGITTLKVVAKRAEAVLSEAIEHLRQGGRILGIDIKQPTLEDVFLYETGTSLGADTAENKPEAQ, via the coding sequence ATGAGCGCCGGCTGGACCGGAACCGCACGCCGGAAGGGCCCCGCTCCCTTGACCCGCTGCCTAAACCAGCATATGATTGCGGCCAGCATGAACAGAGACGTGACTGACAGCCCAGCGCTTGAGGTACAGGCGGTAGTAAAGAACTTCCGCCGCGGCCGCGGTCTGAAGAAGAAGATAACGTGCGCGGTGGACGGCGCGACGCTGACGTTGCCGCGCGGGGAGTTGTTCGGTCTCCTGGGTCCGAACGGCGCCGGCAAGACCACGCTCGTGCGCTGCATAGCCACCCTCCTGATTCCCGACGCCGGGACCGTGAAGGTGCTCGGGCACGACGCGTTCAAGGATTCGCTCTACTGCCGTCAGCGCATCGGGCTCCTGACTTCGGGCGAGCGGACGCTCTACTGGAAGCTCTCGGCGCGCGACAACCTTAACTTCTTCGCCGCCCTCTACGGGCTGACAGGTAAAGCCCGCGACAAGCGGGTTGACTTCCTGATTGAGCTCCTGGGTCTGAAAGAGGTCGAGCGCGATCGACTGGAGCGCTACTCGTCGGGGATGAAGCAGAAAGTGAGCCTGGCCCGGGCGATTCTGCACAACCCCGACCTCATCCTGCTCGACGAGCCTTCGCTCGGTCTCGACCCGCAGTTCGCCCGTTTCATCCGGCAGTTCATCAAAGACGAGCTCAACAAGAAGCAGGGCAAGACGATACTCCTGACCACGCACTACATGGACGAAGCGGACGAACTCTGCCAGCGGATCGCCTTCATCAACAAGGGCAAGATCGTCAATGTGAAGACGCCGGAGCAGTACAAGCGCGATATTCCCCATACCGAGGTGCTGGAAATCCGCCTCCAGGGCCAGCCGGACACGGCGCCGATTCAGACTCTGCCCGGGGTCGAACGCGTCGCATCCGAGTTCAAGGACGGCATCACTACGCTCAAGGTTGTGGCCAAGCGCGCCGAGGCGGTGCTGTCCGAGGCAATCGAGCACCTGCGCCAGGGCGGCCGCATACTGGGAATAGACATCAAGCAACCTACGCTCGAGGACGTATTCCTGTACGAGACCGGCACGTCGCTCGGCGCCGACACGGCCGAGAACAAGCCCGAGGCCCAATGA
- a CDS encoding ABC transporter permease, producing the protein MIKRPSDQVKEAGTRPLDHSTTWPLFFRLRHYANAVWAENIKEWKLELTYPLDFLRSLIDPVVYLLPYVLYGVALVGGRFSPNLAKLVGTTDIVSFITIGYVFIGFMNMALWAMGFSLRKEQMYGTLEAVFAAPVPRWVFTMGMSMHSILHQFLMIAVQLLFVLAVFNIKVNPLGLLPALAMIGLMLVALYGIGMIMASTTLIFKQGWLISEALGSILMVVTPIAYPLAVLPVFMQKAALGVPTTYGILAARHFLLGEQMGFSVGAAFLRVAVLCVVWVVFGLVIFAAIDRSTRRSGTLSHY; encoded by the coding sequence GTGATCAAGAGACCCAGTGATCAAGTGAAGGAAGCCGGCACTAGGCCACTTGACCACTCGACCACCTGGCCACTCTTCTTCCGGTTGCGGCACTACGCGAACGCGGTCTGGGCCGAGAACATCAAGGAGTGGAAGCTCGAGCTGACCTACCCGCTCGATTTTCTCCGCAGCCTGATTGACCCGGTCGTCTACCTGCTACCGTACGTGCTCTACGGGGTTGCTCTGGTGGGCGGGCGATTCTCCCCGAACCTCGCGAAGCTCGTCGGCACGACTGACATCGTCAGCTTCATCACCATCGGCTATGTCTTCATCGGGTTTATGAACATGGCCTTGTGGGCAATGGGCTTCAGCCTGCGCAAGGAACAGATGTACGGCACACTCGAGGCGGTGTTCGCCGCCCCGGTGCCGCGCTGGGTCTTCACCATGGGGATGTCGATGCACTCGATACTGCACCAGTTCCTGATGATAGCCGTACAGCTGCTCTTCGTCCTGGCGGTCTTCAACATCAAGGTCAACCCGCTCGGGCTGCTGCCCGCCCTCGCGATGATCGGCCTGATGCTCGTCGCGCTCTACGGCATCGGCATGATCATGGCCTCGACCACGCTCATCTTCAAACAGGGCTGGCTCATCTCCGAGGCGCTCGGCAGCATACTGATGGTGGTAACACCGATTGCCTACCCGCTTGCGGTCCTGCCCGTATTCATGCAGAAAGCCGCGCTCGGGGTCCCGACCACCTACGGCATCCTGGCCGCGCGGCACTTCCTGCTGGGCGAGCAGATGGGCTTCTCGGTCGGCGCTGCGTTCCTCCGCGTGGCGGTGCTGTGCGTCGTCTGGGTCGTCTTCGGGCTGGTGATATTCGCCGCTATCGACCGCTCTACCCGCCGCAGCGGCACGCTGAGCCACTACTAG
- a CDS encoding tetratricopeptide repeat protein: MESVPSPRRHRDRQASRRQSGEPGRVHTASHLFRQARAAFYREDEDEALGMLLEALHLAPTNLHIHYLAALCADLLSEEETLDNICAHALETDPRHPYTTACEAVRYLYLSNFSRAEDLFNQALRQLPGDLDIQIGLGILHEYSGDEEKGVAAFRRALEFDPNNVRARVSLGVAYAMSGEYQSALEEYVRAKTIDPSIENPHEKLGRDYYLDGMIEEASTEFGRALAEEPDEPAPYFYQMDCLNRLGKFDEALDRYEAIKLKFGNEPELTSGFYEYFHMRREAQAALEALVLRDPKDPELLMRLANLHRESKQLDQAMAAAAAANKLDPENPDTFSLLGSLHFERGEYQRAIEACRRATQLNPSDQSAYVTLADSLLFLGRNEEAQAAVEEMERNRQEAWRRYQDRFSGQDRADAGF, from the coding sequence GTGGAGTCGGTCCCCAGTCCCCGCCGGCACCGTGATCGCCAGGCGAGCAGACGCCAGTCGGGCGAGCCCGGACGGGTTCATACGGCGAGCCATCTGTTCCGCCAGGCGCGCGCGGCCTTCTACCGCGAAGACGAGGACGAGGCACTGGGGATGTTGCTCGAAGCGCTGCACCTGGCCCCGACCAATCTGCACATTCACTACCTGGCCGCGCTCTGCGCCGACCTGCTCTCCGAGGAGGAGACGCTCGACAATATCTGCGCCCACGCGCTAGAGACAGACCCCCGGCACCCGTACACGACCGCCTGTGAGGCGGTACGGTATCTCTACCTGTCCAACTTCTCCCGGGCCGAGGACCTGTTCAACCAGGCACTCCGGCAGTTGCCGGGCGATCTCGATATCCAGATCGGGCTCGGCATCCTGCATGAGTACTCGGGCGACGAAGAGAAGGGCGTCGCCGCGTTCCGCCGGGCGCTGGAGTTCGACCCGAACAACGTCCGGGCCCGCGTTTCGCTGGGCGTGGCCTACGCCATGAGCGGGGAATACCAGAGCGCGCTGGAGGAGTACGTGCGGGCCAAGACGATCGACCCGAGCATCGAGAACCCTCACGAGAAGCTGGGCCGGGACTACTATCTGGACGGCATGATCGAAGAGGCATCGACCGAATTCGGCCGCGCCCTGGCCGAAGAGCCGGACGAACCAGCGCCCTATTTCTACCAGATGGACTGCCTGAACCGGCTGGGCAAGTTCGATGAAGCGCTCGACCGGTATGAGGCAATCAAGCTGAAGTTCGGCAACGAGCCGGAGTTGACCAGCGGGTTCTATGAGTATTTCCACATGCGGCGCGAGGCCCAGGCCGCCCTCGAGGCCCTGGTCCTCCGCGACCCGAAGGACCCGGAACTGCTGATGCGTCTCGCCAATCTGCACCGTGAGTCGAAGCAGTTGGACCAGGCCATGGCCGCCGCTGCGGCCGCGAACAAGCTGGACCCTGAGAACCCGGACACATTCAGCTTGCTGGGATCGCTCCATTTCGAGCGCGGTGAGTATCAGCGGGCGATTGAGGCCTGCCGTCGGGCTACCCAGCTCAACCCTTCCGACCAGTCGGCCTATGTGACGCTGGCCGACTCACTCCTGTTCCTGGGCCGCAACGAGGAAGCACAGGCCGCCGTTGAGGAGATGGAGCGGAACCGCCAGGAAGCCTGGCGCCGCTACCAGGACCGGTTCTCTGGTCAGGACCGCGCCGACGCCGGTTTCTGA